Proteins from one Plasmodium cynomolgi strain B DNA, chromosome 10, whole genome shotgun sequence genomic window:
- a CDS encoding hypothetical protein (putative): MPPHLICFSFCHSLQLADLGIAEPPYTVFNFATEAANTTDVLEDELRKKENKAMRRFRHDLVGKDNFSTRVLSCIGAVHRVENEKKEQATNFLASLLENSLQFFDSEHKHS, encoded by the exons ATGCCTCCTCACCTAAtatgcttttctttttgccaCTCCCTGCAGCTGGCCGACTTGGGAATAGCCGAACCCCCCTACACCGTTTTCAACTTTGCAACGGAAGCTGCCAACACCACTGACGTCTTAGAGG ATGAGCTCAGGAAAAAGGAG AACAAAGCCATGAGGCGATTCAGGCACGACTTAGTAGGGAAAGATAACTTCAGCACGAGGGTTCTCAGCTGCATCGGGGCGGTCCATCGTGTTGAG AACGAAAAGAAGGAGCAAGCCACAAACTTTTTAGCCAGCCTTTTGGAAAACTCCCTGCAGTTTTTCGACTCCGAGCATAAGCACAGCTGA
- a CDS encoding hypothetical protein (putative), with protein MTSPNGLHNTAQPNRTNSGGIELMEITKEDHEIQKYKNKLHKKIWICLKRNNEKEFEKLHNELSMYHLKDEVSYSILLHGKLIISNGGDIKECFKLLDEMKQNKVHHSLVRLNERLLCSYCELAKLNAKPRTKQWIKILRTVWFTSALIKARRQKFIIRNLTRMKKMRGDDNSALLGNFNSMFNIHSLQSLYVEGRDPLL; from the coding sequence ATGACCAGTCCAAACGGACTTCACAACACCGCGCAGCCAAACAGGACCAACTCCGGGGGGATAGAACTGATGGAAATAACGAAAGAGGATCACGAAATtcagaaatataaaaataagttgcACAAGAAAATATGGATATGTCTTAAACGGAACAACGAAAAGGagtttgaaaaattacacaacGAATTGAGCATGTACCATTTGAAGGATGAAGTATCCTACTCCATTCTGCTCCATGGAAAGCTCATCATATCGAATGGAGGGGATATAAAGGAGTGCTTCAAGCTTCTGGacgaaatgaaacaaaacaaGGTGCATCACTCACTAGTACGTTTAAATGAAAGGCTGCTTTGCAGCTACTGTGAATTGGCTAAGTTGAATGCGAAACCGAGAACCAAACAgtggataaaaatattgaggACGGTTTGGTTCACCTCTGCTTTGATTAAGGCGAGGAGACAGAAGTTCATTATACGCAATTTGACtcgaatgaagaaaatgagagGAGATGACAACTCTGCTTTGCTTGGCAATTTTAACAGCATGTTTAATATCCACAGCTTGCAGTCGCTGTATGTGGAGGGTAGGGATCCCCTCCTC
- a CDS encoding transcription initiation factor TFiid TATA-binding protein (putative): MDNYINCDVGDPSALLRDDDASEKSMKQFLQENGIIQKYDKEGNTKGVHSDIGEVSSYKQARNTLVHKNITVKIHNIIASANLSVEIDLRLVAISIRNAEYNPSKINTLIVRLNKPKCTVLIFKSGRLMLTGTKTKGDAIYACKKIGKIIRLVTNESVKLEGFNIENIIASADCNMPIRLEMLAHDHKDYCNYEPELFAGLVYRYKPTSKLKSVILIFVSGKIIITGCKSVQKLYTVFDDIYNVLL, translated from the coding sequence atggacaACTACATCAATTGCGACGTCGGAGACCCGAGTGCGCTCCTGCGGGATGATGACGCCAGCGAAAAGAGCATGAAGCAGTTTCTCCAGGAAAATGGAATCATACAAAAGTACgacaaagaaggaaataCAAAGGGAGTGCACTCAGACATAGGTGAAGTGTCATCGTACAAACAGGCAAGGAATACATTAGTACACAAAAACATAACTGTGAAAATTCACAACATAATAGCCTCAGCTAATCTTTCTGTAGAGATTGACTTACGCCTAGTGGCTATATCCATACGAAATGCAGAATATAATCCaagtaaaataaacacaCTTATTGTAAGACTGAACAAACCCAAGTGTACtgttctcatttttaagaGTGGGAGACTCATGCTAACCGGTACGAAGACTAAGGGGGATGCCATTTAtgcttgtaaaaaaattggcaagaTAATTAGGCTTGTAACAAATGAGAGCGTAAAGCTGGAAGGGtttaatatagaaaatatcATCGCTAGTGCTGACTGTAACATGCCAATACGGTTGGAAATGCTGGCACATGATCATAAGGACTACTGCAATTACGAGCCGGAGTTATTTGCTGGACTCGTGTACAGGTATAAGCCAACGTCCAAACTGAAGTCTGTTATTTTGATTTTCGTTTCTGGCAAGATTATCATCACGGGGTGCAAATCTGTTCAGAAGCTCTACACGGTGTTCGATGATATTTACAATGTACTCCTTCA
- a CDS encoding 60S ribosomal subunit protein L24 (putative), with the protein HGIFFIRNDANIFRFCRSKCHKHFKAKHNPRKVKWTKVYRKERNKELNEDKTFEFERIRSEPVKYDRDLYIKTVNAIKQIDKIKEARKMRFYKSRIQEVSEKKINLSLNYIKKNPALLRNTEFEGVLGELMKEQPSEDVDFTLVKGTFDQEELITKDVQEMGQKLCADVTSIRDIQVRRRARKNKIK; encoded by the coding sequence CAcggcatatttttcatccGAAACGACGCGAACATATTCCGATTCTGCCGAAGCAAATGTCACAAGCACTTTAAGGCCAAGCACAACCCACGCAAGGTCAAATGGACTAAAGTCTacagaaaggaaaggaacaaGGAGTTGAATGAAGACAAAACATTTGAGTTCGAAAGGATCAGAAGTGAGCCAGTAAAATACGATCGAGATTTGTACATAAAAACAGTTAACGCTATAAAACAAATCGATAAAATCAAGGAGGCCAGAAAAATGAGATTTTACAAGAGCAGGATTCAAGAAGTatcggagaaaaaaattaacttatCGTTAAATTACATTAAGAAGAACCCAGCTCTTTTGAGGAACACCGAATTTGAGGGTGTGCTTGGCGAACTGATGAAGGAACAGCCGAGTGAGGATGTGGACTTCACCCTTGTTAAGGGTACTTTTGACCAGGAGGAACTCATTACGAAGGACGTGCAGGAGATGGGTCAGAAGCTCTGCGCTGATGTTACTTCGATTAGGGACATACAGGTGAGGCGTCGCgcgaggaaaaataaaataaag
- a CDS encoding hypothetical protein (putative) codes for MEDSQPSDVTYVLHNSTLYLLLYLVVQLGQYLLQTLWTNKLVKTSFLKYHRKIKKSYCQYTKSAEYHDITNQIENVQKKIKKYKKLIEANKKSNKNMNEYDLLILNGKYTRKILKEEKNMNDLINILEQENQGDYLFHTCDVISSLVTSTSAFVNVVRTQITVALLFLSLKYLSCRNAQVPYVPAETDLWFGEHFKIVSTEPCAQNLVNLLYGYNTAHLVFLTLRQSLSSLFVKSDVKLKAA; via the exons ATGGAGGACAGCCAACCCAGCGACGTCACGTACGTCCTGCATAACTCCACCCTGTACCTCCTACTCTACTTAGTAGTGCAGCTGGGACAGTACCTCCTGCAGACCCTGTGGACCAATAAGCTAGTCAAGACTTCCTTCCTCAAGTACCaccgaaaaattaaaaaatcctACTGCCAATATACAAAGTCAGCAGAGTATCACGACATTACCAACCAAATAGaaaatgtccaaaaaaaaattaaaaaatacaaaaaactgatagaagcaaataaaaagtcaaacaaaaatatgaatgaatATGACTTATTAATATTGAATGGGAAGTATACaaggaaaattttgaaggaagaaaaaaatatgaacgatttgataaatatattgGAGCAGGAGAACCAAGGAGATTATTTGTTCCACACATGCGATGTGATTTCATCGTTGGTCACATCCACCAGTGCCTTCGTCAATGTCGTGCGCACACAGATAACG gtCGCACTGCTGTTCCTCTCCCTGAAGTACCTCTCCTGTAGAAACGCGCAGGTGCCCTACGTGCCAGCCGAGACGGATCTGTGGTTCGGAGAGCATTTCAAAATCGTCTCCACAG AACCGTGCGCCCAAAACCTCGTCAATTTGCTCTACGGCTACAACACCGCCCACCTGGTGTTCCTCACGCTGCGGCAGAGCCTCTCAAGTTTGTTTGTCAAATCAGACGTAAAGTTGAAAGCGGCTTAA
- a CDS encoding hypothetical protein (putative) yields MTSMSENHVNLLKRLKEISKMIEITLQQNNRLKGILASEQYFRKKCEASMETIDSTTEQQECFRKVSKIFIKKPREELKNELKEEMAQYDKHNPHLVELRKKLVDKLSNLKDQYLQTHESIEREASQAT; encoded by the exons ATGACGTCAATGAGTGAAAATCACGTGAATTTGTTGAAGCGg TTGAAGGAAATATCGAAGATGATCGAAATAACCCTGCAACAGAACAACCGGCTGAAGGGCATCTTGGCCAGTGAGCAGTACTTCAGGAAGAAGTGCGAGGCGTCCATGGAAACG ATCGATAGCACCACGGAACAGCAGGAGTGCTTCAGGAAGGTGTCCAAAAT ttTCATCAAAAAACCACGAGAAGAGCTCAAAAACGAACTTAAGGAGGAGATGGCCCAGTACGACAAGCACAATCCGCACTTGgtg GAACTCCGAAAAAAGCTCGTAGACAAGCTATCCAACCTTAAGGATCAATATTTGCAAACCCACGAAAGt atCGAGCGGGAGGCGAGCCAGGCGACTTAA
- a CDS encoding ubiquitin-like protein (putative): MADESSAANNASGAANSQGEHIQVKVRSPDGAEVFFKIKRKTKLEKLMEVYCNRLGQSMEAVRFLYDGDRIHGENTPDQLGIEDGDVIDAMVQQTGGNLLF, encoded by the exons ATGGCGGACGAATCCTCAGCAGCGAACAACGCCAGTGGAGCGGCCAACAGCCAAGGGGAACATATCCAAGTGAAGGTTAGATCCCCTGATGGCgctgaagttttttttaaaataaaaaggaaaacgaagTTAGAGAAACTGATGGAGGTTTACTGCAATCGCCTGGGGCAGTCCATGGAGGCAG TACGTTTTTTATACGACGGAGATAGAATTCACGGAGAGAATACACCAGACCAATTGGGCATCGAAGATGGAGACGTCATTGACGCCATGGTGCAGCAGACAGGAggaaatttattgttttaa
- a CDS encoding hypothetical protein (putative) encodes MKLCRAVFFLLAACALHLVACRSGVDEDVGAVGAVETPEGEDMGGVLTHGKVTSEKVTNEKATREKATHGKATNVGGDANQPLTKKVHRVISEEEGVQDGRNGDALEGGKSEAEEELKKAKEEVKREKEEAKKAKEEAVKAKEEAKKAKEEAVKAKEEAVKAKEDVQRAKDLAHKCEKQKRETLLAAQTAQKNLQECTHNNGQDLTQCKEQLSDREKHLYVCRENEDKCYAKIKDMGKQHEERVSRKENEAEELREKVLRLERALEEMELKLKMKLKSYAGAGRSHSEDKDSDYLISFPMVRNYFIKVLKIYKTFYIIGFEQTNLSGFLSQVAFHKDALMTHLKLYGRRTMEKLHEYKTFIGECDLVTRLLSLYEKSSLSQYVEFIKRKASNFAFTMTQSMKNKYMNINWDLFLHKLHNNSEVLVVKLNSINPELQGIISPRLEDQLILLIFFTAVNIIHLYLFFYFLFLLIKLLKRVSMCLFMCSYLCVTVAYRCIVFVLTLPIRPCMRKRGNRSRKVYRRHDERTCVNPERVSYQQQEIKKMHKGHNVHQRRG; translated from the exons ATGAAATTATGCAgggctgtttttttcctcctcgcAGCGTGTGCCCTTCACTTGGTTGCGTGCCGATCGGGGGTAGATGAGGACGTGGGAGCAGTTGGAGCGGTGGAAACACCGGAGGGGGAAGACATGGGGGGAGTGCTTACCCATGGGAAGGTCACCAGTGAGAAGGTCACCAATGAGAAGGCCACCCGTGAGAAGGCCACCCATGGGAAGGCCACCAATGTGGGGGGAGATGCAAACCAGCCATTGACCAAAAAAGTGCACAGAGTGATTAGTGAAGAGGAGGGGGTGCAGGACGGGCGAAATGGGGACGCGCTAGAGGGGGGAAAGAGCGAAGCCGAGGAGGAACTGAAGAAAGCCAAGGAGGAGgtgaaaagggagaaggaggaggcgAAAAAAGCCAAGGAGGAGGCAGTAAAAGCCAAggaggaggcaaaaaaagccAAGGAAGAGGCAGTAAAAGCCAAGGAAGAGGCAGTAAAAGCCAAGGAGGACGTGCAAAGGGCTAAAGACCTCGCGCACAAATgcgaaaagcaaaaaagggaaacccTGCTGGCAGCGCAAACTGCACAGAAGAACCTTCAGGAGTGTACCCATAATAACGGACAAGACCTCACTCAGTGCAAAGAACAGCTGAGTGATAGAGAAAAACACCTGTACGTGTGCAGGGAAAACGAAGACAAATGTTAtgcgaaaataaaagatatgGGAAAGCAGCATGAGGAAAGGGTAAGTAGGAAGGAAAACGAAGCGGAAGAACTGAGGGAGAAGGTACTCAGGCTAGAAAGGGCACTAGAAGAGATGGAGCTGAAATTGAAGATGAAGCTGAAAAGCTATGCAGGTGCTGGTAGAAGTCACAGTGAGGACAAAGACAGCGATTACCTAATTTCATTCCCCATGGTGCgaaattatttcataaaGGTATTAAAAATCTACAAAACGTTTTATATAATAGGGTTCGAACAGACTAACTTGTCAGGGTTCCTCTCCCAAGTAGCTTTCCATAAGGATGCCCTGATGACACACCTCAAGCTTTATGGAAGACGTACAATGGAAAAGCTACATGAATATAAGACCTTTATCGGAGAGTGTGATTTGGTGACTCGACTTTTAAGTCTCTACGAAAAATCATCTCTCAGTCAGTATGTAGAGTTCATTAAAAGGAAAGCATCAAACTTTGCCTTTACG ATGACACAGTcgatgaaaaataaatatatgaacatcAATTGGGACCTCTTCTTGCATAAGTTACACAACAATTCGGAAGTCCTAGTGGTGAAATTAAATTCTATAAATCCAGAACTGCAAGGGATTATTTCTCCTCGGTTGGAAGATCAGCTGATTTTGCTGATTTTCTTCACAGCGGTGAATATCATTCAtttgtacttatttttttatttcctattCCTTTTGATTAAGCTATTGAAAAGGGTGAGTATGTGTTTATTCATGTGTAGTTACTTGTGTGTGACGGTAGCCTATCGATGCATCGTCTTTGTGTTGACGCTGCCAATACGGCCGTGCATGCGTAAGCGGGGCAACCGCAGTAGGAAGGTGTACCGCAGACATGATGAGAGGACTTGCGTGAACCCGGAGCGCGTCTCGTACCAGCAGCAGGAGATTAAGAAGATGCACAAGGGGCATAACGTCCACCAGCGGAGGGGGTGA
- a CDS encoding hypothetical protein (putative), whose product MATILSMEFPSSDEEDDNYDVEAELQKELKEGDLSDEVKEELQEECKQLVSKLGKVKRKKRKNETNPKMIKSIIKNSIIKEKIEKTYHDINREYEQLYKHEKSVSDEDFLLQFHKKYPQEEKNYNTMQKLHDHLKKYSPAFAGNEESPEMDIRAFKEKCRNQHYNSDISSVVKNALENFYENNSVKVEKKYMMQDKINIGGNFANIDQLVQNIQENKQINTVDKSTEDWAYYKMANSIDEEKLKAGQNYLENKIFSENVERKVYENNIKKRAP is encoded by the exons ATGGCCACCATCCTGTCGATGGAATTTCCCTCGTCCGACGAGGAGGATGATAACTACGACGTCGAGGCGGAGCTGCAGAAGGAGCTGAAGGAGGGAGACCTGTCCGACGAAGTAAAGGAGGAGCTGCAGGAGGAGTGCAAGCAGCTAGTGAGCAAGCTGGGGAAggtaaagagaaaaaaaaggaaaaatgaaaccaACCCAAAGATGATCAAAAGTATTATAAAAAACTCAatcataaaggaaaaaatagaaaaaactTACCATGACATCAACAGGGAGTATGAACAGCTGTACAAACACGAAAAGTCAGTTAGCGATGAAGACTTCCTCTTGCAATTCCACAAAAAGTATCCGCAAGAGGAGAAGAACTACAACACAATGCAGAAGCTGCACGaccatttgaagaaatacTCGCCAGCGTTTGCAGGAAATGAAGAATCCCCCGAAATGGACATAAGAGCATTCAAGGAGAAGTGCCGAAACCAACACTATAACAGCGACATTTCCAGTGTGGTGAAGAACGCATTGGAAAACTTTTACGAAAATAACTCCGtgaaagtggaaaaaaaatacat GATGCaggacaaaataaatataggaggaaattttgcaaatattgATCAGCTTGTTCAGAACATacaagaaaataaacaaatcaACACAGTCGATAAGTCCACCGAAGATTGGGCCTACTATAAAATGGCTAATTCCATTGATGAGGAGAAATTGAAGGCAGGGCAAAAttatttggaaaataaaattttcagtGAAAATGTAGAGCGGAAGGTGTACGAGAATAATATTAAGAAGCGGGCCCCTTGA
- a CDS encoding DNA repair protein (putative): MADFSKSNSSGTVNKKQASILSFFKTQDVKGKKVTSAGGEVAKESKIDADKNGGQELSSAINTLDKFAANVGKKQEGGNEAERNCETSFIAVKDSNENKQNGCSTGTPQANLFSDDNDDVNKSEVKSSMGKKEIEVKESYDKGYEDNAELSTEEDIIVRKKRKIIIDSSSEEIYDGSNERNESNGKNVKRKVLSGSEGVGVDGKLNNLVYEPSKNIKTEETLFTNEQSSKDIINIHRRKGEDGKKSQELDTLRNKLLSMPISLSNDKFRLYIEQYFLYCNTFEFPKWVQPQYIRDLNLRTPDNADYDCSTIWTPPPDHPWAVEYKQAHYTPGMQQFWKIKSKNFDKIIFFKMGRFYEIFYIDACLMHTICGLNWMGGEQKPHLGFPEQSLHMYAKKVINCGHKVVVIEQMETPKELEQRNKESCGPKDKAIKREINEIFTKGTILHDNMLSSETRYLVCFHFDDIEDVDDGVVDAGNGVNERPFRSKCNFGFVVSDIATSYIAVGYCKDDESRIELRTILAQLCPAEILYASKNINKEVLSIFKNIPAEPELTAVSSFPNIIASLDEIRKYFEPIPPILEMHKEQNSVICAFGGFIVYLRSLLLDKKIFRFCKIEHYDLFKRENYMVLDATALKHLEILETQSGETKNSLFDYVNKTCTNFGARNMRRWICSPLLDCTKINERLDVVEFLKKNEHILSMIRLKLKKLPDIERLLNKICIQASQSERGAVFFDNIVSTKLKEFMTFLNAFKEIGSMLIEINTIEKDEEELPKRLFEISNTPDRKSLIQNVQGSYPHIEEITLEFLKKIEFDGDKEYKPAEGCDEAIDLINNKEKEVENELNSILANMKRNMKISSLKYVHAKYKYEVECPENVPKSFLKNVEITSAKKGFIRFQNDEIKQCVEMLEDIDQEKKDAIYPFFKKMFHLFYAHYEKYVSACRLVAELDCLQAFAFVALNTPFALTRPVLHPMRRNENAGEISQDTGEISQDTGEISHDTGEISQDTGEVSETRGSSVSEPFLILENNIHPVVATLMPNFISNNIYMGCKQENQSTLLLTGPNMGGKSTLLRQTAISVILAQIGAFVPSTYCELTIVDKIFTRLGSSDNLFEGKSTFLVELEDISNMLKQSTKYSLAILDELGRGTSSFDGTAIALSTLEQISDVLKCRCIFSTHYHLLVEEVKHNKKISNYHMSLSIDDHQEKIIFLYKFIKGVCPKSFGIHIAKLAGLPKEIIDLAHEKSTLFENVTDEFCKIIKYKNIVRSLLSAPDDENLGALFRRYRAEFAS, encoded by the exons atGGCCGATTTCAGCAAGTCCAACTCGTCCGGGACTGTGAACAAGAAGCAGGCATCCATTCTGAGCTTCTTCAAGACGCAGGATGTGAAGGGAAAGAAGGTAACTAgtgcagggggggaagtagCCAAAGAAAGCAAAATCGATGCAGATAAGAATGGCGGTCAGGAACTCAGCTCGGCGATAAACACGCTGGACAAATTTGCAGCCAATGTTGGGAAGAAacaggaggggggaaatgaaGCAGAGCGAAACTGCGAAACGAGTTTCATCGCAGTGAAGGACTCAAATGAgaataagcaaaatggaTGCAGTACAGGAACCCCCCAAGCGAACCTATTCTCCGATGACAACGATGATGTGAACAAAAGTGAGGTTAAAAGCtcgatgggaaaaaaagaaatcgaagTGAAGGAGAGTTACGATAAGGGATATGAAGACAACGCAGAGTTGAGCACCGAAGAAGATATCAttgtgaggaagaaaagaaaaattataatagaTTCGTCAAgtgaagaaatatatgacGGATCTAACGAGAGAAATGAAAGTAATGGAAAGAACGTAAAGAGGAAGGTACTCTCAGGAAGTGAAGGGGTTGGTGTCGATGGGAAGTTAAACAATCTGGTTTATGAGCCGAGTAAGAATATCAAGACGGAGGAAACGTTATTCACTAATGAGCAAAGCTCAAAggatattataaatatccATCGTCGAAAGGGAGAAGATGGGAAGAAGTCTCAAGAATTGGATACACTAAGGAACAAGCTCCTGAGCATGCCAATAAGTCTGTCTAATGATAAATTCAGACTATACATAGAACAATACTTCCTTTATTGCAATACTTTTGAATTTCCTAAATGGGTTCAGCCACAGTATATCCGTGATCTGAATTTAAGGACTCCAGATAATGCAGATTATGATTGCTCAACTATTTGGACCCCTCCACCAGATCATCCCTGGGCGGTGGAATACAAACAAGCTCACTACACCCCAGGAATGCAACAgttttggaaaataaaatcaaaaaattttgataaaataatattttttaaaatgggaagattttatgaaatattcTACATTGATGCTTGTTTGATGCATACCATTTGTGGATTGAATTGGATGGGTGGAGAACAGAAACCTCACTTAGGGTTTCCAGAACAATCACtacatatgtatgcgaaAAAGGTTATTAACTGTGGGCACAAGGTAGTCGTAATTGAACAGATGGAGACTCCAAAGGAGTTGGAGCAACGTAATAAAGAATCTTGCGGTCCGAAGGATAAAGCTATTAAGAGGGAgattaatgaaatatttacaaaggGAACCATTCTGCATGATAATATGCTCAGTTCAGAGACGAGGTATTTGGTctgttttcattttgacgATATAGAAGATGTAGATGACGGAGTGGTGGATGCTGGCAATGGGGTA AATGAGCGCCCATTCAGGAGCAAATGCAATTTCGGCTTCGTCGTGAGCGACATCGCTACATCGTACATCGCGGTAGGGTATTGTAAAGACGATGAGTCACGTATCGAACTGAGGACAATCCTCGCGCAGCTATGCCCTGCAGAGATTCTATACGCTTccaaaaatatcaataagGAAGTgctatccatttttaaaaacatccCAGCGGAACCTGAACTGACAGCGGTGAGTTCCTTTCCGAATATAATTGCCTCTCTAGATGAaataaggaaatattttgaacCCATCCCTCCAATTTTAGAAATGCATAAAGAACAGAACAGTGTGATCTGTGCATTTGGAGGGTTCATTGTTTATCTGAGATCACTTTtgttggataaaaaaatatttcgtttCTGCAAAATTGAGCATTATGATCTTTTTAAGAGAGAAAATTATATGGTTCTAGATGCAACGGCATTGAAGCATTTGGAGATTTTGGAGACTCAATctggggaaacaaaaaattctctGTTTGATTATGTGAACAAAACATGTACTAATTTTGGAGCGAGGAATATGAGGAGGTGGATCTGTAGTCCACTACTCGACTGTACTAAGATAAATGAGCGATTGGATGTTGtggagtttttaaaaaaaaacgagcatATCCTTTCCATGATCAGGTTGAAGTTGAAGAAGCTACCAGACATAGAAAGACTGctgaacaaaatttgcaTTCAAGCTTCTCAGAGCGAAAGGGGAGCCGTCTTTTTTGACAACATAGTCAGCACTAAGCTGAAAGAATTCATGACCTTCTTAAATGCCTTCAAAGAAATAGGAAGCATGCTAATCGAAATTAACACCATAGAAAAAGACGAGGAGGAGTTACCTAAGCGGCTCTTTGAAATTAGTAACACCCCAGATAGGAAGAGTCTAATACAAAATGTACAAGGAAGCTACCCTCATATAGAAGAAATAACTCtcgagtttttaaaaaaaatcgaattcGATGGAGACAAGGAATATAAACCAGCGGAGGGATGTGATGAAGCCATTGATCTGATTAACAATAAAGAGAAGGAAGTCGAAAATGAACTCAACAGTATTTTAGcaaatatgaaaaggaaTATGAAAATCTCCTCACTCAAATATGTTCATGCTAAGTATAAATACGAAGTAGAGTGTCCAGAGAATGTACCCAAaagttttttaaagaatGTAGAGATCACGTCAGCTAAAAAAGGATTTATTCGATTTCAAAATGATGAGATAAAGCAATGTGTTGAGATGTTGGAAGATATAGATCAGGAAAAGAAGGACGCCATTTATCCCTTCTTTAAGAAAATGTTTCACTTATTCTATGCTCATTATGAGAAGTACGTATCTGCTTGTAGACTGGTGGCCGAGCTGGACTGCCTGCAGGCCTTTGCCTTCGTGGCGCTGAACACACCCTTCGCGCTCACGCGCCCGGTTCTGCACCCGATGAGGCGGAACGAAAACGCAGGGGAGATCAGCCAAGACACGGGGGAGATCAGCCAAGACACGGGGGAGATCAGCCACGACACGGGGGAGATCAGCCAAGACACAGGAGAGGTCAGCGAAACTAGGGGGAGCTCCGTAAGCGAGCCCTTTCTCATCCTCGAAAATAACATTCACCCCGTGGTGGCCACGCTCATGCCCAATTTTATCTCGAACAACATATACATGGGCTGCAAGCAGGAGAACCAGTCCACACTGCTCCTCACGGGCCCCAACATGGGAGGAAAGAGCACCCTGTTAAGGCAAACAGCTATTTCGGTCATTCTAGCCCAAATAGGAGCCTTCGTCCCATCTACCTACTGCGAACTGACAATagttgataaaatttttactcgACTAGGATCTAGTGATAACCTGTTCGAAGGAAAAAGTACCTTCCTCGTGGAGCTGGAAGATATTTCGAACATGTTAAAGCAGAGCACAAAATACAGTTTGGCCATTCTGGACGAACTCGGCAGAGGAACCTCTTCCTTTGACGGCACAGCCATTGCCCTATCGACTTTGGAGCAAATTTCAGATGTCCTCAAATGCAGGTGCATATTCTCCACTCATTACCATCTCCTAGTGGAGGAAGTCaaacacaacaaaaaaatttcaaactATCACATGAGCTTAAGTATAGACGATCATCAGGAGAAAATCATTTTcctatataaatttattaaggGAGTTTGTCCTAAATCGTTTGGTATTCACATTGCCAAGCTAGCTGGCCTCCCCAAAGAAATTATCGACTTAGCGCACGAGAAGTCCACCCTCTTTGAGAACGTAACGGACGAATTCTgcaaaattatcaaatacAAGAATATTGTGCGCTCCCTGCTCAGTGCCCCCGACGACGAGAATTTGGGTGCCCTCTTCCGCAGGTACCGGGCCGAGTTCGCCTCCTGA